A part of Streptomyces sp. NBC_01210 genomic DNA contains:
- a CDS encoding MerR family transcriptional regulator has translation MRIGELSRRTGVPVPTIKYYVREGLLPAGQLTSPNQASYDDAHERRLRLIRALLDVGGLKVAAIAEVLAAVDDPGQSVHKVLGAATDPIVPRYAEGEPDAELEGAREEVRELIARRGWRVDDDTPAAEALAAALAALDRVGHGAFIEVLDDYASAAEQVARADIAYVGRRAGLDDLVESVVIGTVLGDAVLVALRRLAHVDVSARRYGDDRPPD, from the coding sequence GTGCGCATCGGAGAGTTGAGTCGCAGAACCGGGGTCCCGGTGCCGACGATCAAGTACTACGTCCGTGAAGGCCTGCTCCCCGCCGGGCAGCTGACGAGCCCGAACCAGGCGAGCTACGACGACGCGCACGAGCGCAGGCTGCGGCTGATCCGCGCGCTGCTCGATGTGGGCGGGCTGAAGGTGGCGGCGATCGCGGAGGTCCTCGCGGCGGTCGACGACCCCGGCCAGTCCGTGCACAAGGTGCTGGGCGCGGCCACGGACCCCATCGTCCCGCGGTACGCCGAAGGTGAGCCGGACGCGGAGCTGGAAGGGGCGCGCGAGGAGGTCCGGGAACTGATCGCACGGCGTGGCTGGCGGGTGGACGACGACACCCCGGCCGCCGAGGCGCTCGCGGCCGCGCTGGCCGCGCTGGACCGCGTGGGGCACGGAGCCTTCATCGAAGTGCTGGACGACTACGCGTCCGCCGCGGAACAGGTGGCACGGGCGGACATCGCGTATGTCGGACGCCGGGCGGGCCTTGACGACCTGGTGGAGAGCGTGGTGATCGGCACGGTGCTGGGTGACGCGGTGCTGGTCGCACTGCGCCGGCTTGCCCACGTGGACGTCTCGGCACGCAGGTACGGGGACGACAGGCCGCCGGACTGA
- a CDS encoding ABA4-like family protein, with protein sequence MTGTLFEITFWLAAPFWLLMIFAPAWPPTARLAASPWTISGVLVIYVVMAVPVFPELWTAVSSPDIDTFRELAVRANGAGALWAQVIAWDLLIGQWMFLEARRLGIHPLVMGPLLVLTILLSPFALPVFLVLRAVKARSATRATDRAVHPLSY encoded by the coding sequence ATGACCGGAACGCTCTTTGAAATCACCTTCTGGCTGGCCGCCCCGTTCTGGCTGCTGATGATCTTCGCGCCGGCCTGGCCGCCGACCGCGCGGCTGGCCGCGTCGCCCTGGACCATCTCGGGTGTCCTCGTCATCTATGTCGTCATGGCGGTACCGGTCTTCCCGGAGCTCTGGACCGCGGTGAGCAGCCCGGACATCGACACCTTCCGCGAGCTGGCGGTACGGGCCAACGGCGCCGGCGCACTCTGGGCACAGGTCATCGCCTGGGATCTGCTCATCGGCCAGTGGATGTTCCTCGAGGCGCGACGACTGGGTATCCATCCCCTGGTGATGGGCCCCCTGCTGGTGCTGACCATCCTGCTGTCGCCGTTCGCCCTGCCCGTCTTCCTGGTGCTGCGCGCGGTGAAGGCCCGGTCCGCGACCCGAGCCACGGACCGGGCCGTACACCCGCTCTCGTACTAG
- a CDS encoding sigma-70 family RNA polymerase sigma factor, translated as MKEAVHIGGPTSAGPDLQQLLGLVARGDQEAFSRVYDSVCGPVLGLVRAVLRDPAQSEEVTQEVLIEVWRTAARFQPSRGSAMTWILTLAHRRAVDRVRSAQSASDRERRAALLERTPAYDDVTEQVEARLEREQVRRCLRSLTELQRQSVTLAYYRGLAYREVAELLSVPLGTVKTRLRDGLIRLRDCLGVSA; from the coding sequence GTGAAAGAAGCCGTACACATCGGCGGCCCGACCTCGGCGGGTCCCGATCTGCAGCAACTGCTCGGCCTGGTGGCCAGAGGCGACCAGGAGGCCTTCTCCCGGGTCTACGACAGTGTCTGCGGACCTGTCCTCGGGCTGGTGCGCGCCGTGCTGCGCGACCCCGCCCAGTCGGAGGAGGTGACCCAGGAGGTGCTGATCGAGGTCTGGCGTACGGCAGCCCGCTTCCAGCCGTCCCGCGGTTCGGCGATGACCTGGATTCTCACGCTCGCGCACCGGCGAGCCGTGGACCGGGTCCGGTCGGCACAGTCCGCGAGCGACCGCGAGCGGCGAGCGGCGCTGCTCGAACGGACGCCGGCCTATGACGACGTCACCGAGCAGGTCGAGGCCCGCCTCGAACGTGAGCAGGTACGGCGGTGTCTGCGCAGCCTGACCGAGTTGCAGCGGCAGTCGGTGACGCTCGCGTACTACCGGGGGCTGGCCTACCGGGAAGTGGCCGAACTGCTCTCCGTGCCGCTCGGCACGGTCAAGACACGACTGCGCGACGGGCTCATCCGGCTGCGCGACTGCCTGGGGGTGAGCGCATGA
- a CDS encoding anti-sigma factor — MTIADLHTLTGAYVLHALAPDERAEFERHLEVCPACAQEVRELAATVGKLGLAVAVTPPPALKQRVMRQVSAERQVPPRVSRRARPGGNRGRALSRFALAACLAAAATFGGVAVWQHQAAQDARDLAQRSQQQAEELASVLAAPDARVSAVKLKDGATGTVVVSRDRNKAAFLASDLPKPPQGKVYQLWFSDSGKMRSAGLMDPATTTNAVLMDGPVNTASGMGITVEPAGGSPQPTSAPLALTSFPA, encoded by the coding sequence ATGACCATCGCTGATCTGCACACGCTGACCGGCGCCTATGTGCTGCACGCGCTGGCGCCCGACGAGCGTGCCGAGTTCGAGCGGCATCTGGAGGTGTGTCCGGCCTGCGCACAGGAAGTACGCGAACTGGCCGCCACGGTCGGGAAATTGGGGCTCGCTGTGGCCGTGACGCCGCCGCCCGCGCTCAAGCAGCGGGTGATGCGGCAGGTCTCCGCGGAGCGCCAGGTTCCGCCGCGGGTCTCACGCCGGGCACGCCCCGGCGGCAACCGCGGCCGGGCTCTGTCGCGCTTCGCGCTGGCGGCCTGCCTCGCCGCTGCCGCCACCTTCGGTGGGGTGGCCGTCTGGCAGCACCAGGCGGCGCAGGACGCACGCGACCTGGCGCAGCGCTCTCAGCAGCAGGCCGAGGAACTGGCCTCGGTGCTCGCCGCCCCGGACGCGAGGGTCAGCGCCGTGAAGCTCAAGGACGGGGCGACCGGCACAGTGGTCGTCTCACGCGACAGGAACAAGGCGGCCTTCCTCGCCTCCGACCTGCCGAAGCCGCCGCAGGGCAAGGTCTACCAACTCTGGTTCAGCGACAGCGGAAAGATGCGTTCGGCGGGGCTGATGGACCCCGCGACCACCACCAACGCCGTCCTGATGGACGGACCGGTGAACACCGCCTCGGGCATGGGCATCACCGTCGAACCGGCGGGCGGCTCCCCCCAGCCGACCTCCGCCCCCCTTGCCCTGACGAGCTTCCCCGCCTGA